One Paraburkholderia phytofirmans OLGA172 genomic window carries:
- a CDS encoding D-sedoheptulose-7-phosphate isomerase: MKDTIRNEISKAIDVFTAIHADEVLLDKVAGFAQTIVDTFKAGNKVLIAGNGGSAADAQHIAGEFVSRFNFDRPGLPAFALTTDTSALTAIGNDYGYEKVFARQVQAVATKGDFFWGISTSGKSANVLRAMEEARAKGMYVAGFTGANGNAMLDLCDVCIEVPSRSTPKIQEGHILLAHIICGLVESSLFTPA, translated from the coding sequence ATGAAAGATACGATCCGGAACGAAATCTCGAAGGCGATCGACGTTTTCACCGCAATTCACGCCGACGAAGTCCTGCTGGATAAGGTCGCGGGTTTCGCACAGACGATCGTCGACACGTTCAAGGCAGGCAACAAGGTGCTGATCGCCGGTAATGGCGGCAGCGCAGCCGACGCGCAGCACATTGCTGGCGAGTTTGTCAGCCGCTTCAACTTCGACCGTCCCGGCTTGCCGGCGTTTGCGTTGACGACGGATACCTCTGCATTGACCGCTATCGGCAACGATTACGGTTACGAGAAAGTGTTTGCACGCCAGGTGCAGGCCGTTGCCACCAAGGGTGACTTCTTCTGGGGCATCTCGACGTCCGGCAAGTCTGCGAACGTCCTGCGTGCCATGGAAGAGGCACGCGCGAAGGGCATGTATGTGGCGGGGTTCACTGGCGCCAACGGTAACGCGATGCTCGATCTGTGCGACGTGTGCATTGAAGTGCCGTCCCGCTCGACGCCGAAGATCCAGGAAGGGCATATCCTGCTGGCCCACATCATTTGTGGCCTGGTTGAGTCGAGCCTTTTCACCCCGGCATGA
- a CDS encoding nucleotidyltransferase family protein: MIPAIVLAGGLGTRLRSVVPDLPKPMAVVAGKPFLWWVLRRLEQQGIADVYLSVGYKRDVIEDYFGDAFGALKVHYVIEDEPLGTGGAIAKAMAEIGGDEAFVLNGDTMTIVDFDDLRAAGASGEADVVMAVAKLDDVARYGAVDFDAAPPRRATAFREKGQTGAGFINAGVYLVKRASFMRYVNQERFSFEQDFLHAHLAELQVHAVPAVSQLIDIGVPEDYALAQTLVPQMVA; the protein is encoded by the coding sequence ATGATTCCCGCAATCGTTCTGGCTGGCGGACTTGGTACGCGCCTTCGTTCGGTCGTACCTGATCTGCCAAAGCCGATGGCCGTGGTGGCGGGCAAGCCATTCCTGTGGTGGGTTCTGCGCCGTCTCGAGCAGCAGGGTATCGCGGATGTGTACTTGTCCGTCGGCTATAAGCGCGACGTGATCGAGGATTACTTCGGCGACGCCTTCGGAGCACTGAAGGTGCACTACGTCATCGAAGATGAGCCGCTCGGTACGGGCGGCGCCATTGCCAAGGCGATGGCTGAGATTGGCGGCGACGAAGCGTTCGTGCTCAACGGCGATACGATGACCATCGTCGATTTCGACGACCTGCGTGCCGCGGGCGCATCGGGCGAGGCCGACGTCGTCATGGCGGTGGCAAAGCTTGACGATGTGGCGCGCTACGGGGCCGTGGATTTCGACGCGGCGCCGCCGCGCCGGGCCACCGCATTCCGCGAGAAGGGGCAGACCGGTGCAGGCTTTATCAACGCCGGTGTCTATCTGGTGAAGCGGGCTTCGTTCATGCGCTATGTGAACCAGGAGCGGTTTTCGTTCGAGCAGGACTTTTTGCACGCTCATCTTGCCGAGCTTCAGGTTCACGCGGTTCCGGCCGTTAGCCAGTTGATCGATATCGGTGTGCCCGAAGATTATGCGCTGGCACAGACGCTCGTGCCGCAGATGGTGGCTTGA
- the gmhB gene encoding D-glycero-beta-D-manno-heptose 1,7-bisphosphate 7-phosphatase, translated as MTALKRALFLDRDGVINVDIGYLHRAEDCVFVPGIFELVRQARKADYDVFVVTNQAGIARGYYSEETFAAFTSWMLEQFAAQGAPITQVYYCPHHPTAGIGEYGIACECRKPAPGMLLRAAAEHHVDLGTSVMVGDSLTDMQAAKAAKVGTCYLFGDAVVEDLEPDVIRVDDLLDVAAQLSNHPSDVQ; from the coding sequence ATGACAGCATTGAAGCGTGCGCTGTTTCTCGATCGCGATGGGGTGATCAATGTCGACATTGGTTACCTGCATCGTGCCGAGGACTGCGTGTTCGTACCGGGAATTTTTGAGTTGGTGCGTCAGGCGCGCAAGGCGGACTACGACGTGTTTGTCGTGACCAACCAGGCGGGGATCGCGCGCGGTTACTACAGCGAAGAGACGTTTGCAGCTTTCACAAGCTGGATGCTCGAACAGTTCGCTGCGCAGGGAGCGCCGATCACGCAGGTCTATTACTGCCCGCACCATCCGACGGCCGGGATTGGCGAGTATGGGATTGCTTGCGAGTGCAGGAAGCCGGCGCCGGGGATGTTGTTGAGGGCGGCGGCGGAGCACCACGTTGATCTTGGCACGTCAGTCATGGTGGGAGACTCGTTGACCGATATGCAGGCGGCCAAGGCTGCAAAGGTCGGCACTTGCTATTTGTTTGGGGACGCGGTTGTCGAGGATTTGGAGCCGGACGTTATTCGTGTCGACGATTTGCTGGACGTTGCGGCTCAACTCAGTAACCATCCCTCGGACGTGCAATAG
- a CDS encoding class I SAM-dependent methyltransferase, whose translation MQEQFQPIAVTSPTQHPLLFKLRCLVDVQLGSIAKFLRPHLAGLHGSVLDVGAGESPWRDWLPADATYHGIDIGNSDDFGMSRGRADITYYDGRKIPFPDAAFDNAICIEVLEHAADPELLLEEIARVLKNQGTLLLTVPWSARRHHIPHDYHRFTRERLGVLLEQHGFSDVQIVERGSDIGVIANKLTVLTLRLLRPAKTVEMVWTLPLAVLCGPIALGFLIATHWADAAGRGAAEDPLGYFVSAVRRS comes from the coding sequence TTGCAAGAACAGTTCCAGCCGATAGCGGTCACGTCGCCAACTCAGCACCCGCTTCTATTCAAATTGCGCTGCCTGGTCGACGTGCAGCTTGGCTCCATCGCCAAATTTCTGCGGCCCCACCTGGCTGGCCTGCATGGAAGCGTCCTCGACGTGGGCGCCGGTGAATCACCATGGCGCGATTGGCTTCCAGCAGATGCCACGTACCATGGCATCGACATTGGGAATTCAGACGACTTCGGAATGTCGCGCGGTCGGGCCGATATCACCTACTATGACGGGCGCAAGATTCCGTTTCCAGACGCCGCTTTCGACAACGCAATTTGTATCGAGGTGCTTGAACACGCGGCAGACCCGGAACTGCTGCTGGAGGAGATCGCGCGAGTACTGAAGAACCAGGGCACCCTATTGTTGACTGTTCCCTGGTCGGCGCGCAGACACCACATACCTCATGACTATCATCGTTTTACGCGTGAACGCCTCGGCGTGCTGCTCGAGCAACACGGATTCAGCGACGTGCAGATTGTTGAACGTGGCAGCGATATCGGGGTAATCGCAAACAAACTCACCGTGCTCACCTTGCGACTTCTTCGCCCAGCGAAAACTGTCGAGATGGTATGGACGCTGCCGCTCGCGGTTTTATGCGGGCCGATCGCGTTGGGATTCCTGATTGCCACGCATTGGGCAGACGCTGCGGGAAGAGGCGCGGCGGAAGACCCGCTCGGGTACTTCGTTTCTGCGGTCCGGCGGAGCTAA
- a CDS encoding GtrA family protein yields MLRTLYNRSGRVGRFVAVGALNTVFGLATYTLFIRLGSPTWFALVGGNVAGLVFNFLTTGGLVFADLSPARIPKFVAVYVGTYFLNLFLIHWLSAVVGGPILSQVILTPIMAVVAYLLMSRVVFATPANGGSESR; encoded by the coding sequence GTGCTCAGGACACTTTACAACCGGTCTGGGCGCGTCGGCCGATTTGTCGCGGTCGGGGCGCTCAACACAGTCTTTGGCCTTGCGACCTATACACTGTTCATTCGGCTGGGCAGCCCGACGTGGTTTGCACTCGTCGGCGGAAACGTGGCCGGCCTGGTATTTAATTTCCTGACGACCGGCGGACTTGTATTTGCCGATCTCTCCCCTGCCCGTATACCGAAGTTCGTGGCTGTCTATGTCGGTACCTATTTCCTGAATCTTTTCCTGATTCATTGGCTATCGGCCGTCGTGGGCGGGCCAATTCTGAGCCAGGTCATTCTGACGCCGATCATGGCTGTCGTTGCCTACCTGCTCATGTCGCGCGTGGTGTTCGCGACACCCGCCAACGGCGGGAGCGAATCGCGATAG
- a CDS encoding class I SAM-dependent methyltransferase: MQLSQRAQRNCPVCGSPPSTAKVFFDEHIDSSKLTEFSFASRKEPEYLCYQMVQCPACDLVYVDRPPSQQALAEVYHAADYDSSEEADDAATAYARVIQPVLGGLRLGRALEIGTGTGVFLDKLKEMGFDNVVGIEPSTAAIAAAPPHRNGWIREGIFVESDYEPESFDLICCFMTLEHVREPKEIASSVINLLKPGGAFVTVTHDYRSVVNRLMGRRSPIIDIEHMQLFSTRSIEALFTRTGYTDIRARPFINRYSLRYWTRLAPLPSGVKGLAQNVLSSVGLSGIKISMNVGNTVAFGFKPPK, translated from the coding sequence ATGCAACTCTCACAACGAGCTCAGCGTAACTGTCCTGTCTGCGGCAGCCCTCCCTCGACAGCGAAGGTCTTCTTCGACGAGCACATCGACTCGTCAAAGCTGACGGAATTTAGCTTTGCGTCGAGAAAGGAGCCTGAGTACCTGTGCTATCAGATGGTCCAGTGCCCCGCGTGCGATCTGGTCTACGTAGACCGGCCACCGTCTCAACAGGCGTTGGCGGAGGTCTACCACGCTGCCGACTACGACAGCAGTGAAGAAGCCGATGATGCTGCGACAGCTTATGCGCGCGTCATTCAGCCAGTACTCGGCGGGCTCCGTCTCGGACGTGCGCTTGAGATTGGCACCGGCACCGGTGTCTTCCTGGATAAGCTCAAAGAGATGGGTTTCGATAATGTAGTCGGCATCGAACCCTCTACCGCAGCTATTGCGGCTGCTCCGCCGCACCGGAATGGCTGGATCCGCGAAGGCATCTTCGTGGAAAGCGACTATGAACCAGAGTCGTTTGATCTGATCTGTTGCTTCATGACCCTGGAGCACGTGCGCGAGCCCAAGGAGATTGCCAGTTCAGTGATCAACCTGCTCAAGCCGGGCGGCGCATTCGTCACGGTTACGCATGACTACAGGAGCGTTGTGAATCGATTGATGGGAAGGCGCTCACCCATTATCGATATCGAACACATGCAACTTTTCTCCACGCGTAGCATAGAAGCGCTGTTCACGCGCACGGGCTACACCGACATTCGAGCGCGCCCGTTCATCAACCGATATTCGTTGAGATATTGGACCCGGCTGGCGCCCCTTCCGTCAGGAGTCAAAGGGCTCGCCCAAAACGTACTTTCATCGGTTGGACTGAGCGGGATCAAGATTTCAATGAATGTCGGCAACACCGTAGCATTCGGCTTTAAGCCGCCAAAATAG
- a CDS encoding NAD-dependent epimerase/dehydratase family protein: MTNPSLDIRSLRGPILITGASGFVGANLFLKIFASRQDVFAVVHRDKAWRLAGVPDTNVMAVDVNDPAAVKHMLDTVAPQTVFDCVAYGAYSFEQDPGLIYQTNFNSIVTLTSLLAQRSISAFVHAGSSSEYGKNCAAPLEDSTREPNSHYSVSKVAVGEYLRYMGIERRFPCVNLRLYSVYGPLEDGSRLIPTLLRKALSGALPPFVAPDISRDFVHVDDVCSAFISAAVRMNPSLYGESFNIGSGTKTTIRELAGLTRGLFDVKEEPQFGTMDDRSWDMSDWYANPDKANTLLGWETQISLADGLSLTANWVKTLSEEELAQRSKQTLHKRKRSVSAIIACYKDEPAIPIMYRRLTDTFLKLGIDYEIIFVNDCSPDNSAEVIREISTTDPKVIGISHSRNFGSQMAFRSGMELSTKDAVVLLDGDLQDPPELIEAFYAAWEQGNDVVYGNRVGREMPWHWGLLYKAFYRVFAAFSYVKIPLDAGDFSLIDRKVVRWLLACPERDLFMRGLRAYVGFRQTGVPYERPERMFGHTTNSLAKNIDWAKKGIFSFSNVPLTMLTTAGLALFSLSLIAAVIIAILRLAFPDIAPRGITTLLIAVLMFGSINLFGIGLVGEYIGKIMIEVKGRPRLIRAALIRHGVVTEQMAKVPQL; this comes from the coding sequence ATGACCAATCCGAGTTTAGACATCCGCTCCCTGCGGGGGCCGATCCTCATTACCGGTGCCTCAGGCTTCGTCGGTGCAAACCTGTTTCTGAAGATATTCGCATCGAGACAAGATGTATTTGCCGTAGTGCATCGGGACAAAGCGTGGCGGCTCGCTGGCGTGCCGGACACGAATGTGATGGCTGTCGACGTCAACGATCCCGCTGCCGTCAAACACATGCTGGACACCGTCGCTCCTCAAACTGTCTTCGATTGCGTTGCCTACGGCGCATATTCATTCGAACAGGATCCGGGGCTGATCTATCAAACGAATTTCAATTCCATCGTCACGCTAACCAGCTTGCTCGCGCAGCGGTCGATCTCGGCGTTCGTTCACGCTGGCAGCTCTTCGGAGTATGGGAAGAATTGCGCGGCGCCGCTCGAAGACAGCACACGCGAACCGAATAGCCACTACTCGGTTTCGAAGGTCGCGGTTGGCGAATACCTGCGCTACATGGGAATCGAGCGTCGGTTTCCGTGCGTCAACCTGCGTTTGTACTCCGTCTACGGCCCGCTCGAAGACGGCTCGCGCCTGATCCCCACCCTCCTGCGGAAGGCTTTGTCTGGCGCGCTTCCTCCCTTTGTTGCTCCTGATATCTCACGCGACTTCGTCCATGTCGACGACGTATGCTCCGCATTTATCAGCGCTGCAGTCCGGATGAACCCCTCGCTATATGGTGAAAGCTTCAACATTGGCAGCGGAACAAAGACAACCATTCGCGAATTGGCGGGGCTGACGCGAGGTCTGTTTGATGTCAAGGAAGAGCCACAATTTGGCACGATGGACGACCGCTCATGGGACATGTCGGACTGGTATGCGAATCCTGACAAGGCCAATACGTTGCTGGGTTGGGAAACGCAGATTTCGCTCGCCGACGGACTGAGTCTGACTGCGAACTGGGTCAAGACGCTCAGTGAGGAAGAACTCGCGCAACGGTCCAAGCAGACCTTGCACAAGCGCAAGCGCAGTGTCTCGGCAATTATTGCGTGCTATAAGGACGAGCCGGCCATTCCGATCATGTATCGCAGGCTCACCGACACGTTTCTTAAGCTCGGCATCGACTACGAAATCATCTTTGTAAACGACTGCAGCCCCGATAACTCTGCGGAAGTCATCCGTGAGATATCGACAACAGATCCCAAAGTCATCGGCATCTCTCACTCGCGCAATTTCGGTTCCCAGATGGCGTTTCGCAGCGGTATGGAGCTATCGACCAAAGACGCCGTTGTTCTGCTGGATGGCGATCTTCAGGATCCGCCGGAATTGATCGAAGCGTTCTACGCTGCCTGGGAGCAAGGCAATGACGTCGTGTATGGAAATCGGGTCGGTCGAGAAATGCCGTGGCATTGGGGCCTGCTGTATAAGGCCTTCTACAGGGTGTTCGCGGCGTTTAGTTACGTGAAAATCCCCCTCGACGCCGGTGACTTTTCCCTCATTGATAGAAAGGTCGTTCGGTGGCTGCTGGCATGTCCGGAGAGAGATCTATTCATGCGCGGCCTGCGCGCATACGTAGGATTCCGTCAAACGGGCGTGCCTTACGAACGTCCGGAGCGAATGTTCGGACACACGACGAATTCGCTGGCGAAGAACATCGACTGGGCGAAGAAAGGAATCTTTTCGTTCAGTAACGTGCCGCTCACCATGCTGACGACGGCCGGGCTTGCATTGTTCAGTCTGTCGCTGATTGCTGCTGTCATCATTGCAATACTGAGGCTCGCATTCCCCGATATAGCGCCACGCGGTATTACGACACTGCTGATTGCAGTACTCATGTTTGGATCGATCAACCTGTTCGGCATCGGCTTGGTTGGCGAATACATCGGAAAAATCATGATCGAGGTGAAGGGCCGACCTCGGCTTATCCGCGCCGCGTTGATCAGGCACGGTGTAGTCACGGAACAGATGGCAAAAGTCCCGCAGCTTTGA
- a CDS encoding transketolase has protein sequence MAFLTGDLGFMALEPLRETMGQRFINAGVAEQNMITVAAAMTRQGWETWVYSIAPFCYARPFEQIRNDITFHKLPVRMIGNGGGYGYGVMGPTHHAIEDYGILLTLPNITAFVPAFDEDVAAVIERAGASAGAAYIRLGRGEAPKDFAIPAYSPWRQLVSGNGQPVIAVGPLAGTYINALASLPEANRPNLWVVGELPLAANGLPERLTAQIAASGKLCVVEEHVARGSFGSELALHLLTHGIFAKLHHLHAKAHHYPRYGSQNYLRRESGLDPQSLLGALGLI, from the coding sequence ATGGCGTTTCTGACGGGCGACCTGGGTTTCATGGCATTGGAACCACTCCGCGAAACAATGGGGCAACGCTTTATTAATGCCGGTGTCGCAGAGCAGAACATGATTACGGTGGCAGCCGCAATGACGCGTCAAGGCTGGGAGACCTGGGTCTACAGCATTGCCCCGTTCTGCTATGCGCGACCGTTTGAACAGATCCGAAACGACATCACGTTTCATAAACTGCCGGTCCGGATGATCGGAAACGGTGGCGGCTACGGTTACGGCGTAATGGGACCGACCCATCATGCCATCGAGGACTATGGGATTCTGCTGACGCTGCCAAACATCACCGCATTTGTGCCGGCGTTCGATGAAGACGTCGCTGCAGTGATCGAGCGCGCCGGCGCCTCCGCGGGAGCCGCGTATATCCGGCTGGGTCGAGGCGAGGCACCGAAAGATTTCGCCATCCCAGCATATTCACCCTGGCGCCAACTCGTCTCAGGTAATGGGCAGCCCGTGATCGCGGTGGGCCCGCTCGCGGGAACGTACATCAATGCCTTGGCAAGTCTACCGGAAGCGAACAGACCTAACCTGTGGGTCGTTGGCGAGCTACCGCTCGCGGCTAATGGGCTGCCGGAGCGCCTAACGGCGCAGATCGCAGCCTCGGGAAAGCTCTGTGTTGTCGAGGAACACGTTGCACGTGGTAGCTTTGGCTCCGAGCTGGCGCTGCACCTCCTCACTCATGGGATTTTCGCAAAGCTGCATCACTTGCACGCCAAGGCACACCATTACCCGCGCTACGGGTCGCAGAACTACCTCCGCCGCGAATCCGGCCTCGACCCGCAAAGCCTGCTCGGCGCGCTCGGCCTCATCTGA
- a CDS encoding transketolase: MEPLQTLDQQRMLEIRRRLLRMHYESGVGHIGGNLSSLDAIALLFNEYIGPNDHFVLSKGHSAGALYIALWSAGKLDDSQLATFHKDGTLLAGHPPAGGIPEIMFATGSLGHGLSLAAGTALATRMRGKADHVYCVTSDGEWQEGSTWEALIFSSHQQLANLTVLVDHNQLQGFGSTNAIASMAPLWERLRGFDVEIDVVPGHDLQAIRTALNKRPGRPHIVMLETTKGKGVSFMENQMEWHYLPLSEAQYKQAIAELAGS; the protein is encoded by the coding sequence ATGGAACCACTCCAAACTCTGGATCAGCAGCGCATGCTGGAGATCCGCCGCCGACTGCTTCGCATGCACTACGAGAGTGGTGTGGGTCACATCGGCGGCAACCTGTCGTCCCTTGATGCGATTGCATTGCTCTTCAACGAGTACATCGGTCCAAACGACCACTTCGTTTTGTCGAAGGGGCACTCAGCCGGGGCGCTCTATATCGCACTCTGGAGCGCCGGAAAACTCGACGACAGTCAACTCGCGACGTTCCACAAGGACGGGACGTTACTCGCCGGCCATCCTCCCGCAGGCGGAATCCCTGAGATCATGTTTGCCACCGGAAGTCTGGGGCACGGACTATCTCTCGCTGCCGGCACAGCCCTCGCAACCCGCATGCGTGGAAAGGCCGACCACGTATATTGCGTGACGTCAGACGGAGAGTGGCAGGAAGGATCAACCTGGGAAGCCCTTATTTTCTCGAGTCACCAACAACTGGCAAATCTGACCGTTCTGGTTGACCACAATCAGCTTCAGGGTTTTGGATCTACGAATGCAATCGCCTCGATGGCGCCGCTCTGGGAACGCCTTCGTGGTTTCGACGTCGAGATCGATGTCGTGCCTGGTCATGACCTACAAGCTATTCGAACCGCACTCAACAAGCGGCCGGGCCGCCCACATATCGTCATGCTCGAAACGACAAAGGGCAAGGGCGTATCGTTTATGGAAAACCAGATGGAGTGGCACTATTTGCCGCTGAGCGAAGCTCAGTATAAGCAGGCAATCGCGGAGCTCGCCGGATCATGA
- a CDS encoding acyltransferase family protein: MIQHAHRRIDDIEALRAFAVLFTVIEHVRYVLSWGNHYVYIFDLFFSATTGVDLFLCISGFVIARSLLRTLDSASDNETFWRRVFAFWVRRVFRIWPTSIFWVTAIVACGVIFRHAGYFGHFRENLADFAAVVTQTANFHMVGCLPRSECGNAGPWWSLSLEEQFYILLPFAAFLFRRKIAYFMVLVVVAQIFLHRPSWTYGWVFRTDALALGVLLAIFANTKLREAVNPKFLANRLYAIPIVAVLLVLMASMPDAARKISSVPFSTGMVAIIASVLVFIASFDGDYIAKGPIAKTVLLWIGSRSYSIYLIHWFSIQATKTIWWFVEPARTVFDGRYTLRYLLVWIALTVILSELNYRLLETPLRRKGADIARRIGNGESADRPASPTSISEHSANEASAASA; this comes from the coding sequence ATGATCCAGCACGCCCATCGCCGCATTGACGATATCGAAGCCCTTCGTGCGTTTGCCGTCCTGTTCACGGTTATTGAACATGTCAGATATGTGCTGTCATGGGGCAACCACTATGTGTACATATTCGACCTGTTTTTTAGTGCCACGACCGGCGTCGACTTGTTTCTTTGCATATCGGGGTTCGTTATAGCGCGAAGCCTCCTCCGAACCCTAGATTCTGCGTCGGACAACGAGACGTTCTGGCGCCGCGTATTCGCCTTCTGGGTGCGTCGAGTGTTTCGCATCTGGCCTACATCTATTTTTTGGGTAACGGCCATCGTCGCGTGTGGGGTCATCTTCAGGCACGCTGGGTACTTCGGCCACTTCAGGGAGAACTTAGCTGACTTCGCAGCGGTTGTAACTCAGACCGCTAACTTCCATATGGTCGGTTGCCTCCCTCGGTCGGAATGCGGAAATGCGGGGCCATGGTGGAGTCTCTCGCTCGAAGAACAGTTTTATATATTATTGCCATTCGCCGCGTTTCTCTTTAGAAGAAAAATCGCTTACTTCATGGTGCTCGTCGTGGTGGCACAGATATTTCTTCATCGTCCGAGTTGGACCTACGGGTGGGTATTTAGAACAGATGCGCTTGCCCTTGGGGTTCTATTGGCTATATTCGCGAACACCAAGCTCCGAGAAGCGGTGAATCCAAAGTTCTTGGCAAATCGCCTGTATGCGATTCCTATAGTCGCAGTTCTACTTGTGTTAATGGCATCAATGCCCGATGCGGCGAGAAAAATCAGTTCCGTACCGTTCTCAACTGGAATGGTCGCGATAATAGCATCTGTGCTGGTGTTTATCGCCTCATTCGACGGCGACTATATCGCCAAGGGACCAATTGCGAAAACCGTTCTGCTATGGATCGGGTCCCGCTCGTACTCAATTTACCTGATTCACTGGTTTTCCATTCAGGCAACGAAAACTATTTGGTGGTTCGTTGAGCCAGCCCGTACAGTATTCGACGGGAGATATACATTACGGTACCTGCTGGTATGGATCGCGTTGACCGTCATTCTGAGCGAACTGAATTACCGGTTGCTCGAGACACCACTTCGAAGAAAGGGCGCGGACATAGCGAGGCGAATCGGAAACGGCGAATCAGCTGATCGGCCGGCATCACCAACTTCCATTTCCGAGCATTCAGCGAATGAAGCCTCGGCCGCTTCTGCTTAG
- a CDS encoding IS5 family transposase, whose amino-acid sequence MSTPDFFRSRLDAMIDLRHPLAVLATKMSWASIETTLAPLFERRSRDGRVSEAVDLFGSNSLEFAGGVSAAGRPRLPMRLMVGLLYLKHAYNESDETVCERWAQDVYFQFFCGEEYFQPRLPCDPTNLVRFRQALGEAGVEELLAATIAAAVQMKAVTPVEFERVIVDTTVQEKAIAYPTDSRLLEVARARLVQLAQRAGLGLKQTYEREGKRLRRRAGGYAHAKQFRRLRRVLKRQRTVLGRLLRDIERKLSGASDERQAQLRVWLERAWRICHQRPKDRNKLYALHAPEVECIGKGKARQPYEFGVKVSLAITEKQGLIVGARAFPGNPYDGHTLAEQLEQSSILLQDLPGTPQPKTVLVDLGFRGVDVEVSSVHLIHRGKHRTLTSTQRRWLKRRQAIEPIIGHVKHDHGMRRCWLKGQTGDALHAVLCATGYNLRWLLRAIVRLGLGPIFFVLAWLHSIADVLSHPLLAHRERFRRANRPAPTKYPIGVVRQAN is encoded by the coding sequence ATGAGCACGCCTGATTTCTTTCGTAGCCGTCTGGACGCGATGATTGATCTACGTCACCCGCTTGCCGTGTTGGCAACGAAGATGTCATGGGCTTCAATCGAAACGACGCTTGCTCCCCTGTTCGAGCGACGTTCACGCGATGGACGGGTGAGCGAAGCGGTTGACCTGTTTGGCTCGAACTCGCTGGAATTTGCCGGTGGCGTCAGTGCGGCTGGACGTCCGCGCTTGCCTATGCGGCTGATGGTGGGTCTGCTGTACCTGAAGCACGCCTACAACGAGAGTGACGAAACGGTGTGCGAGCGCTGGGCACAGGACGTGTACTTTCAGTTCTTCTGCGGCGAGGAGTATTTCCAGCCGCGTCTGCCGTGCGACCCGACCAACCTGGTGCGTTTTCGGCAGGCGCTGGGCGAAGCCGGTGTCGAGGAGCTGCTCGCGGCGACGATCGCGGCTGCGGTGCAGATGAAGGCGGTGACGCCGGTCGAATTCGAGCGCGTGATTGTCGACACCACGGTGCAGGAGAAGGCGATTGCGTATCCGACCGACAGCCGTCTGCTTGAGGTGGCGCGGGCCAGACTCGTTCAGTTGGCGCAACGCGCAGGGTTGGGGCTGAAGCAAACGTACGAGCGCGAAGGCAAGCGACTGCGTCGCCGCGCGGGCGGCTATGCCCATGCGAAGCAGTTCAGGCGCCTGCGTCGTGTACTCAAGCGTCAGCGCACGGTACTGGGACGGTTGCTGCGCGATATCGAACGCAAGCTGTCTGGAGCTTCAGACGAACGGCAGGCACAACTGCGCGTCTGGCTTGAGCGGGCCTGGCGCATTTGCCACCAACGTCCAAAGGACAGGAACAAACTCTACGCACTGCATGCGCCTGAAGTTGAATGCATTGGGAAAGGAAAGGCACGCCAGCCCTACGAGTTCGGCGTCAAGGTGAGCCTCGCGATCACGGAGAAACAAGGGTTGATCGTCGGTGCGCGGGCGTTCCCCGGCAACCCCTATGACGGCCATACGCTGGCCGAGCAACTCGAACAGAGCTCCATTCTGTTGCAGGACCTGCCCGGTACACCACAGCCGAAGACCGTGTTGGTCGATCTCGGGTTTCGCGGCGTCGACGTGGAGGTATCATCAGTACACCTGATTCATCGCGGCAAACACAGGACACTGACCAGCACGCAGCGACGTTGGCTCAAGCGACGCCAGGCGATTGAACCGATCATCGGCCATGTGAAGCACGACCACGGTATGCGTCGCTGCTGGCTCAAAGGACAAACCGGCGATGCGCTGCATGCCGTGCTGTGCGCCACGGGCTACAACCTGCGCTGGCTGTTACGCGCGATTGTTCGCCTGGGTCTGGGGCCCATCTTTTTTGTCCTCGCCTGGCTGCATTCGATCGCCGATGTCCTGTCGCATCCGCTGCTTGCGCACCGGGAACGCTTCCGGCGGGCTAACCGTCCCGCTCCGACAAAATACCCGATCGGCGTCGTGCGTCAAGCAAACTGA